One segment of Salvia splendens isolate huo1 chromosome 20, SspV2, whole genome shotgun sequence DNA contains the following:
- the LOC121781547 gene encoding uncharacterized protein LOC121781547, whose protein sequence is MAVVKGKRKGKAKGKGKAGVDADADDDNAGQPTFVDSDYNLSDKEEDNIMTAQVEGWKNVVNSMRVLGDLDDGGESDNLRSDSPSSGASEDDLAGEGDCDVVKTISRRYKLATDLNDLRLEVGLWFNTKEDFTELIRHQGVKLGKKLRLKKNDIICCVARCKGLMRSKKIKAECPWSVTLSYRNGLGCRQISALRDTNKYGGASYNHGCANAKYLSKLFKEDMRVFPGMTVAQFLEKVHWELKITISVGKARRAMARARRLIEGDTIKQYKRLHDYRAEILRTNLGSTVVLATRHLSDGNDKFNGIYIAYEACKTSFKQHCRRIIGLDGCHLKGQGKGILLTAIGLDLNDQIFPVVYSVVAIENTDTWSWFLSLLVKDLEIKDSSKWTFISDRQKVQI, encoded by the coding sequence ATGGCTGTTGTGAAGGGAAAAagaaagggaaaggccaaggGAAAAGGTAAGGCTGGTGTTGATGCTGATGCTGATGACGACAACGCGGGGCAACCTACATTTGTAGACAGTGATTATAATCTAAGTGATAAGGAAGAGGACAACATCATGACGGCTCAAGTTGAGGGATGGAAGAACGTGGTGAATTCCATGAGAGTCCTTGGTGATTTAGATGATGGTGGAGAAAGTGACAATCTTCGCAGTGACTCACCTAGCTCGGGTGCGAGTGAGGATGACTTGGCTGGCGAAGGTGACTGTGATGTCGTCAAAACCATAAGCCGAAGATACAAGCTTGCAACGGATCTAAATGATCTAAGGTTGGAAGTAGGACTGTGGTTCAATACGAAGGAAGATTTTACAGAACTTATTCGTCATCAAGGTGTCAAATTGGGTAAGAAGTTGAGGCTCAAGAAAAATGACATAATATGTTGTGTTGCTCGCTGCAAAGGGTTGATGcgaagtaaaaaaattaaagcagAATGTCCTTGGTCGGTTACCTTATCCTATAGGAATGGGCTTGGTTGTCGACAGATTTCAGCTCTGCGTGATACAAACAAGTATGGAGGTGCTTCTTACAACCACGGTTGTGCTAATGCCAAGTACTTGTCAAAACTATTCAAGGAGGATATGAGGGTATTCCCCGGGATGACGGTTGCTCAATTTTTGGAGAAGGTGCATTGGGAGTTGAAGATAACCATTTCTGTGGGAAAGGCGAGGCGTGCAATGGCACGTGCGAGGAGGCTGATCGAGGGTGATACAATCAAGCAGTACAAGAGGCTGCATGATTATAGGGCAGAGATTCTGAGGACAAATCTAGGGAGCACCGTTGTCCTAGCAACTAGGCACCTATCGGATGGAAACGACAAGTTCAATGGAATCTACATAGCTTATGAAGCTTGTAAAACTTCCTTCAAGCAGCACTGTAGACGCATCATAGGATTGGATGGTTGCCATCTCAAAGGACAAGGAAAGGGCATACTGCTCACTGCCATTGGATTAGACTTGAACGATCAGATTTTTCCCGTCGTATATAGTGTTGTAGCTATTGAGAACACTGATACTTGGAGCTGGTTTTTAAGTTTGTTGGTAAAGGATTTGGAAATCAAGGATTCGAGCAAGTGGACATTCATCTCTGACAGACAGAAGGTACAGATTTAA
- the LOC121782948 gene encoding ER membrane protein complex subunit 2-like: MVSKTEEEQLIRLESQVENGGGGAWEYLCLVRKLKLRRSDKVFKYGSAILSDARKRSALGPEEWTLYEQVAIAAMDCPRLDVAKEYIKVLQGKFHESKRVGRLEAMLLEAKGLWAEAEKAYSSLLEESQFDQVIHKRRVAMAKAQGNLSGAIEWLNKYLEIFMADHDAWRELAEVYVSLQMYKQAAFCYEELLLSHPTIPLYHLSYADVLYTLGGVENLHAAKKYYAAAIDLTGGKNTRALFGICLCASAIAQLTRGRNRDDKENSELHSLSAAALEKAYKQESPTKVSVLSSALRSLKVSS, from the exons ATGGTGAGCAAAACAGAGGAAGAGCAACTGATTAGATTGGAGAGCCAAGTGGAaaacggcggcggcggcgcgtggGAGTACCTCTGTCTCGTCAGGAAGCTCAAGCTCCGCCGCTCCGACAAGGTCTTCAAGTACGGCTCCGCCATTCTCAGCGACGCTAGGAAGCGATCTGCGCTTGGCCCAGAAG AGTGGACTTTATATGAACAAGTTGCTATTGCTGCGATGGACTGCCCGCGTCTTGATGTGGCAAAG GAGTATATCAAGGTCTTGCAGGGAAAGTTCCATGAGAGTAAACGAGTTG GAAGGCTGGAAGCTATGTTGCTTGAAGCCAAAGGTCTATGGGCAGAAGCTGAAAAGGCCTACTCCAGCCTTTTAGAAGAAAGTCAATTCGATCAG GTGATACACAAAAGAAGAGTGGCAATGGCTAAGGCACAAGGAAATCTCTCAGGAGCAATTGAGTGGTTAAACAAGTATCTTGAAAT ATTCATGGCTGATCATGATGCATGGAGAGAACTAGCAGAAGTTTACGTCTCTCTACAAAT GTATAAGCAAGCTGCCTTCTGTTATGAGGAGCTGCTCTTATCACACCCTACCATTCCACTATACCACCTCTCCTATGCTGAT GTTCTCTACACACTTGGAGGAGTTGAAAATCTTCACGCGGCAAAGAAATATTATGCAGCAGCTATAGATTTGACTGGTGGCAAGAACACTCGGGCTCTTTTCGGCATATGCCTG TGTGCTTCGGCTATTGCACAGTTGACTAGAGGCCGCAACAGGGATGATAAGGAGAACTCGGAACTGCATTCTCTCTCAGCAGCAGCATTAGAGAAAGCCTATAAGCAGGAATCCCCTACCAAAGTTTCGGTCCTAAGCTCTGCGCTGAGAAGTTTGAAGGTCTCATCATGA
- the LOC121782947 gene encoding phototropin-2-like isoform X2 — MDPSTRSGQGSGLQVIASSDRTHDKWMAFQSQPRDGDGDSNRENELIAERTAEWGLMVKTGVGGGSFHAIPVGSGEGDKARNSSERPTASARSSGESSFGSERPRVSQELKDALATLQQTFVVSDATKPDCPIMYASSGFFTMTGYSSKEVIGKNCRFLQGPDTDQNEVAKIRDAARNGTSYCGRLLNYKKDGTPFWNLLTITPIKDDKGKTIKFIGMQVEVSKYTEGVNDKALRPNGLPKSLIRYDVRQKEEALGSIIEVVQTVKDPKSQISSNPDYMLPGLAESDTKSTPGRLTPQLDGKSGLSHSGSRQETNKSRKSTRLSLLGKGRTSSNAGMLENQLAIEPDILMTNDFERTPSWERAERERDIRQGIDLATTLERIEKNFVITDPRLPDNPIIFASDSFLELTEFTREEILGRNCRFLQGPETDQATVQKIRDAIKEQREITVQLINYTKSGKKFWNLFHLQPMKDHKGEIQYFIGVQLDGSDHMEPLRNRLSERTEQQSAKLVKATAENVDEAVRELPDANSRPEDLWALHSQPVRAKPHKRDGIAWTAIKKVTETGEKIGLDHLKPIRPLGCGDTGSVHLVELIGTGQLFAMKAMDKSMMLNRNKVHRACIEREIISLLDHPFLPTLYCSFQTPTHVCLITDFCPGGELFALLDKQPLKMFREDSARFYAAEVVIGLEYLHCLGIIYRDLKPENILLQKDGHVVLADFDLSLKTPCRPQIIKPPPLKKRRSRSQPPPIFFAEPTAQSNSFVGTEEYIAPEIITGEGHSSAIDWWALGILVYEMLYGRTPFRGKNRQKTFSNILHKDLTFPSSIQVTLPAKQLVHALLNRDPDSRLGSNGGANEIKEHPFFKGINWPLIRCMSPPPLDAPLEIIGKEDAKDVNWTDEGVLVHPMEMF; from the exons ATGGATCCTTCTACTAGGAGTGGTCAAGGAAGTGGATTGCAGGTTATTGCCTCTTCTGATCGGACTCACGATAAATGGATGGCATTTCAGTCCCAGCCTCGTGATGGCGATGGCGATTCCAACAGAGAAAATGAGCTGATAGCGGAAAGAACTGCGGAGTGGGGGCTTATGGTTAAGACGGGTGTCGGTGGAGGTAGCTTCCACGCCATTCCTGTTGGCTCGGGGGAAGGGGATAAGGCGAGGAACTCGTCCGAGAGGCCTACTGCTTCAGCGCGTTCGTCCGGGGAGTCTTCTTTCGGATCTGAACGCCCGAGGGTGTCTCAGGAGCTGAAGGACGCCTTGGCTACTTTGCAGCAGACATTTGTTGTGTCTGATGCAACGAAGCCGGATTGCCCGATTATGTATGCTAGCAGTGGATTCTTCACAATGACTGGCTACTCTTCAAAGGAGGTTATTGGAAAGAATTG CCGCTTCCTGCAGGGGCCGGATACTGACCAGAACGAGGTGGCTAAGATAAGGGATGCAGCTCGAAACGGAACAAGCTATTGTGGGAGGCTGCTGAACTACAAAAAGGATGGCACCCCCTTCTGGAATCTGTTGACAATCACCCCAATCAAAGATGATAAAGgaaaaactatcaaatttatTGG AATGCAGGTTGAGGTCAGCAAGTACACAGAAGGAGTGAATGATAAAGCGCTACGTCCAAATGGATTACCAAAGTCATTAATCCGTTATGATG TTCGTCAAAAGGAAGAGGCTTTAGGTTCCATCATAGAAGTTGTGCAAACCGTGAAGGATCCAAAATCGCAAATTTCATCAAATCCCGACTACATGCTTCCTGGACTTGCCGAAAGTGATACTAAAAGCACCCCAGGGAGACTTACCCCTCAACTGGATGGAAAGAGTGGCTTGAGTCATTCTGGTTCTCGTCAGGAGACGAACAAGTCCAGAAAGTCTACACGTCTTTCATTGCTGGG CAAAGGGAGGACTTCAAGCAACGCAGGAATGTTAGAAAATCAGCTAGCTATTGAGCCAGATATCCTAATGACGAATGATTTTGAACGTACACCAAGTTGGGAACGGgctgaaagagagagagatatacgTCAGGGGATTGACTTAGCAACAACGTTAGAACGCATTGAGAAGAATTTTGTGATAACAGATCCTAGACTCCCTGATAATCCTATT ATATTTGCTTCAGACAGCTTTCTTGAACTAACAGAATTTACGCGTGAAGAAATTTTGGGGaggaattgcag GTTTCTTCAGGGACCGGAAACTGACCAAGCCACTGTGCAAAAGATAAGGGATGCCATCAAGGAACAAAGAGAAATCACTGTTCAGTTGATTAATTACACAAAGAGTG GGAAAAAATTCTGGAACTTATTTCACTTGCAGCCTATGAAGGATCACAAG GGTGAAATACAATACTTTATCGGTGTGCAACTAGATGGCAGCGATCATATGGAACCGCTGAGGAACCGCCTCTCTGAAAGAACAGAACAACAGAGTGCTAAATTG GTTAAAGCTACGGCAGAAAATGTCGATGAGGCTGTTCGGGAACTTCCTGATGCCAACTCG AGACCAGAGGACCTGTGGGCTTTACATTCTCAACCGGTACGGGCCAAACCCCACAAAAGGGATGGTATTGCATGGACAGCAATAAAAAAG GTTACTGAAACTGGTGAAAAGATTGGACTGGATCACTTGAAGCCCATACGTCCGCTGGGATGTGGAGATACTGGCAG TGTTCATTTGGTGGAACTAATTGGTACTGGTCAACTGTTTGCCATGAAAGCTATGGATAAATCCATGATGCTAAATCGTAATAAG GTTCACCGTGCATGCATTGAAAGAGAAATAATCTCGCTCCTGGATCATCCGTTTCTTCCCACACTGTACTGCTCTTTTCAG ACCCCTACGCACGTTTGCTTGATAACAGATTTCTGTCCGGGGGGAGAGTTATTTGCATTGCTTGACAAACAGCCATTGAAAATGTTTAGAGAGGATTCGGCCAG gTTTTACGCAGCTGAAGTCGTCATTGGTTTGGAATATCTTCATTGTTTAG GAATAATCTACCGGGACTTGAAACCAGAAAATATTCTTCTTCAAAAGGATGGGCATGTTGTCTTAGCTGACTTTGATCTGTCACTTAAAACACCTTGTAGACCTCAA ATTATAAAGCCTCCTCCACTAAAGAAAAGAAGGTCAAGGAGTCAACCACCTCCAATTTTTTTCGCAGAACCAACTGCGCAGTCAAATTCTTTTGTCGGAACTGAAGAATACATTGCACCG GAAATCATTACAGGTGAAGGTCACAGTAGTGCCATTGATTGGTGGGCTCTTG GTATATTGGTGTACGAAATGCTTTATGGGCGTACACCATTTAGGGGGAAGAACAGGCAGAAAACATTCTCCAATATCCTGCACAAAGACCTCACCTTCCCAAGCAGCATTCAG GTAACTCTCCCAGCAAAGCAATTGGTTCATGCATTATTGAATCGTGATCCAGACAGTCGTCTTGGATCAAATGGCGGTGCAAATGAGATCAAGGAACACCCTTTCTTCAAAGGAATAAACTGGCCCCTCATCCGATGCATG AGCCCCCCGCCTCTGGATGCACCTCTTGAGATAATCGGGAAAGAAGATGCAAAAGATGTAAACTGGACAGACGAGGGAGTTCTCGTACATCCTATGGAAATGTTCTAG
- the LOC121782947 gene encoding phototropin-2-like isoform X1, protein MDPSTRSGQGSGLQVIASSDRTHDKWMAFQSQPRDGDGDSNRENELIAERTAEWGLMVKTGVGGGSFHAIPVGSGEGDKARNSSERPTASARSSGESSFGSERPRVSQELKDALATLQQTFVVSDATKPDCPIMYASSGFFTMTGYSSKEVIGKNCRFLQGPDTDQNEVAKIRDAARNGTSYCGRLLNYKKDGTPFWNLLTITPIKDDKGKTIKFIGMQVEVSKYTEGVNDKALRPNGLPKSLIRYDVRQKEEALGSIIEVVQTVKDPKSQISSNPDYMLPGLAESDTKSTPGRLTPQLDGKSGLSHSGSRQETNKSRKSTRLSLLGSKGRTSSNAGMLENQLAIEPDILMTNDFERTPSWERAERERDIRQGIDLATTLERIEKNFVITDPRLPDNPIIFASDSFLELTEFTREEILGRNCRFLQGPETDQATVQKIRDAIKEQREITVQLINYTKSGKKFWNLFHLQPMKDHKGEIQYFIGVQLDGSDHMEPLRNRLSERTEQQSAKLVKATAENVDEAVRELPDANSRPEDLWALHSQPVRAKPHKRDGIAWTAIKKVTETGEKIGLDHLKPIRPLGCGDTGSVHLVELIGTGQLFAMKAMDKSMMLNRNKVHRACIEREIISLLDHPFLPTLYCSFQTPTHVCLITDFCPGGELFALLDKQPLKMFREDSARFYAAEVVIGLEYLHCLGIIYRDLKPENILLQKDGHVVLADFDLSLKTPCRPQIIKPPPLKKRRSRSQPPPIFFAEPTAQSNSFVGTEEYIAPEIITGEGHSSAIDWWALGILVYEMLYGRTPFRGKNRQKTFSNILHKDLTFPSSIQVTLPAKQLVHALLNRDPDSRLGSNGGANEIKEHPFFKGINWPLIRCMSPPPLDAPLEIIGKEDAKDVNWTDEGVLVHPMEMF, encoded by the exons ATGGATCCTTCTACTAGGAGTGGTCAAGGAAGTGGATTGCAGGTTATTGCCTCTTCTGATCGGACTCACGATAAATGGATGGCATTTCAGTCCCAGCCTCGTGATGGCGATGGCGATTCCAACAGAGAAAATGAGCTGATAGCGGAAAGAACTGCGGAGTGGGGGCTTATGGTTAAGACGGGTGTCGGTGGAGGTAGCTTCCACGCCATTCCTGTTGGCTCGGGGGAAGGGGATAAGGCGAGGAACTCGTCCGAGAGGCCTACTGCTTCAGCGCGTTCGTCCGGGGAGTCTTCTTTCGGATCTGAACGCCCGAGGGTGTCTCAGGAGCTGAAGGACGCCTTGGCTACTTTGCAGCAGACATTTGTTGTGTCTGATGCAACGAAGCCGGATTGCCCGATTATGTATGCTAGCAGTGGATTCTTCACAATGACTGGCTACTCTTCAAAGGAGGTTATTGGAAAGAATTG CCGCTTCCTGCAGGGGCCGGATACTGACCAGAACGAGGTGGCTAAGATAAGGGATGCAGCTCGAAACGGAACAAGCTATTGTGGGAGGCTGCTGAACTACAAAAAGGATGGCACCCCCTTCTGGAATCTGTTGACAATCACCCCAATCAAAGATGATAAAGgaaaaactatcaaatttatTGG AATGCAGGTTGAGGTCAGCAAGTACACAGAAGGAGTGAATGATAAAGCGCTACGTCCAAATGGATTACCAAAGTCATTAATCCGTTATGATG TTCGTCAAAAGGAAGAGGCTTTAGGTTCCATCATAGAAGTTGTGCAAACCGTGAAGGATCCAAAATCGCAAATTTCATCAAATCCCGACTACATGCTTCCTGGACTTGCCGAAAGTGATACTAAAAGCACCCCAGGGAGACTTACCCCTCAACTGGATGGAAAGAGTGGCTTGAGTCATTCTGGTTCTCGTCAGGAGACGAACAAGTCCAGAAAGTCTACACGTCTTTCATTGCTGGG TAGCAAAGGGAGGACTTCAAGCAACGCAGGAATGTTAGAAAATCAGCTAGCTATTGAGCCAGATATCCTAATGACGAATGATTTTGAACGTACACCAAGTTGGGAACGGgctgaaagagagagagatatacgTCAGGGGATTGACTTAGCAACAACGTTAGAACGCATTGAGAAGAATTTTGTGATAACAGATCCTAGACTCCCTGATAATCCTATT ATATTTGCTTCAGACAGCTTTCTTGAACTAACAGAATTTACGCGTGAAGAAATTTTGGGGaggaattgcag GTTTCTTCAGGGACCGGAAACTGACCAAGCCACTGTGCAAAAGATAAGGGATGCCATCAAGGAACAAAGAGAAATCACTGTTCAGTTGATTAATTACACAAAGAGTG GGAAAAAATTCTGGAACTTATTTCACTTGCAGCCTATGAAGGATCACAAG GGTGAAATACAATACTTTATCGGTGTGCAACTAGATGGCAGCGATCATATGGAACCGCTGAGGAACCGCCTCTCTGAAAGAACAGAACAACAGAGTGCTAAATTG GTTAAAGCTACGGCAGAAAATGTCGATGAGGCTGTTCGGGAACTTCCTGATGCCAACTCG AGACCAGAGGACCTGTGGGCTTTACATTCTCAACCGGTACGGGCCAAACCCCACAAAAGGGATGGTATTGCATGGACAGCAATAAAAAAG GTTACTGAAACTGGTGAAAAGATTGGACTGGATCACTTGAAGCCCATACGTCCGCTGGGATGTGGAGATACTGGCAG TGTTCATTTGGTGGAACTAATTGGTACTGGTCAACTGTTTGCCATGAAAGCTATGGATAAATCCATGATGCTAAATCGTAATAAG GTTCACCGTGCATGCATTGAAAGAGAAATAATCTCGCTCCTGGATCATCCGTTTCTTCCCACACTGTACTGCTCTTTTCAG ACCCCTACGCACGTTTGCTTGATAACAGATTTCTGTCCGGGGGGAGAGTTATTTGCATTGCTTGACAAACAGCCATTGAAAATGTTTAGAGAGGATTCGGCCAG gTTTTACGCAGCTGAAGTCGTCATTGGTTTGGAATATCTTCATTGTTTAG GAATAATCTACCGGGACTTGAAACCAGAAAATATTCTTCTTCAAAAGGATGGGCATGTTGTCTTAGCTGACTTTGATCTGTCACTTAAAACACCTTGTAGACCTCAA ATTATAAAGCCTCCTCCACTAAAGAAAAGAAGGTCAAGGAGTCAACCACCTCCAATTTTTTTCGCAGAACCAACTGCGCAGTCAAATTCTTTTGTCGGAACTGAAGAATACATTGCACCG GAAATCATTACAGGTGAAGGTCACAGTAGTGCCATTGATTGGTGGGCTCTTG GTATATTGGTGTACGAAATGCTTTATGGGCGTACACCATTTAGGGGGAAGAACAGGCAGAAAACATTCTCCAATATCCTGCACAAAGACCTCACCTTCCCAAGCAGCATTCAG GTAACTCTCCCAGCAAAGCAATTGGTTCATGCATTATTGAATCGTGATCCAGACAGTCGTCTTGGATCAAATGGCGGTGCAAATGAGATCAAGGAACACCCTTTCTTCAAAGGAATAAACTGGCCCCTCATCCGATGCATG AGCCCCCCGCCTCTGGATGCACCTCTTGAGATAATCGGGAAAGAAGATGCAAAAGATGTAAACTGGACAGACGAGGGAGTTCTCGTACATCCTATGGAAATGTTCTAG